A single genomic interval of Neisseria leonii harbors:
- a CDS encoding LysR family transcriptional regulator has translation MDLRHLRYFVTVAEEKNFTRAAEKLFIAQPPLSRQVRQLEEELGVNLFVPGARPLELTEAGTFLYAHATQLLIKASDVKTMTRRIGCIHGTLNIGYVASTLYGFLPEIIRKFKKEAPELSVVWHEMGSVQQLEALKTGKIDVGFGRLRIEDAAIRRILLREEKLMAALPVEHSLTQKQGQLSLLDLVEDTLIVYPRDRRPSFADQVLSIFADYGLKPANVMEVRELQIALGMVAAGEGVSIVPTSLYGLRRNDVQYMALSDVQAVSPIIMSVRNMDPSDSLRAILDVVYQVYDSKSISYTRESL, from the coding sequence ATGGATTTAAGGCATTTGCGTTATTTTGTGACGGTCGCCGAAGAAAAAAATTTTACCCGTGCGGCTGAAAAACTGTTTATTGCCCAGCCGCCACTAAGTCGTCAGGTGCGTCAGTTAGAGGAAGAACTTGGGGTCAATCTGTTTGTGCCGGGGGCGCGCCCCTTGGAACTGACTGAGGCGGGTACGTTTCTCTATGCCCATGCCACTCAGTTACTGATTAAAGCCAGTGATGTTAAAACCATGACCCGGCGTATCGGCTGCATACACGGCACGCTCAATATCGGTTATGTTGCCTCTACGCTTTACGGATTTCTTCCTGAGATTATCCGTAAATTTAAGAAAGAAGCACCCGAGCTTTCTGTGGTGTGGCATGAAATGGGTTCGGTTCAGCAGCTCGAAGCACTCAAAACCGGTAAAATCGACGTCGGCTTTGGCCGGCTGCGGATAGAGGATGCGGCGATACGCCGTATTCTGCTGCGTGAAGAAAAGTTGATGGCGGCACTTCCCGTGGAGCATTCCCTGACACAGAAGCAGGGTCAACTTTCGCTGTTGGACTTAGTAGAAGATACGCTGATTGTGTATCCGCGTGACAGGCGGCCGAGTTTTGCCGATCAGGTATTGTCGATTTTTGCCGATTATGGATTGAAACCGGCCAATGTGATGGAAGTGCGTGAGTTGCAGATTGCATTGGGTATGGTGGCGGCGGGTGAGGGGGTGTCCATTGTGCCGACCAGTCTTTACGGTCTGCGCCGTAACGATGTGCAGTATATGGCACTCTCCGATGTGCAGGCGGTTTCACCTATTATCATGAGTGTGCGCAATATGGATCCGTCGGACAGCCTGCGTGCGATTTTGGACGTGGTGTATCAGGTGTATGACAGCAAGAGCATCAGTTATACTCGGGAAAGTTTGTAA
- a CDS encoding PrpF domain-containing protein → MNELTINAVWMRGGTSKCWVFERAELERAPLPIDDVLLRAFGSPDKRQLDGVGGGTSTTSKAVILSPDEGGEYDVNYLFAQVGIDEPVVDWGSNCGNCSAVAALYALEKGWVAAQDGITTVRVYNENTGQAIVQQIATPGGRLPAADSPMAGCVYPGIAVNVGFEDPAGKTTGSLFPAGQPETVITVEGRPYAVTLVDAGAPCVYVDAASLGLAGQTRGQWTETVGDSLAALEAVRRQAAVLMGLADSPEAAARAVPKLGVIGSGGDGADLRVQMLSMGQLHPAMPVTGSVALTLSARYEGTVTARILGRTAPTGITLDTPSGHLQTFAADVSGLPVVGVARTCRIMAQARIHVPLAPLPKEVAV, encoded by the coding sequence ATGAACGAGCTGACCATCAATGCCGTGTGGATGCGCGGCGGAACCAGTAAATGCTGGGTGTTCGAACGTGCCGAGCTGGAGCGTGCGCCGCTGCCGATTGACGATGTATTGCTGCGTGCGTTCGGCAGCCCCGACAAACGGCAGTTGGACGGTGTGGGCGGAGGAACGTCCACCACCAGCAAGGCGGTCATTCTCAGCCCTGATGAGGGCGGGGAATATGATGTCAATTACCTGTTTGCCCAAGTGGGCATCGATGAGCCGGTGGTGGACTGGGGCAGCAACTGCGGCAACTGTTCGGCCGTTGCCGCGCTGTATGCCTTGGAAAAGGGCTGGGTGGCCGCGCAGGACGGCATCACGACCGTACGGGTGTACAACGAGAACACCGGTCAGGCGATTGTCCAGCAGATTGCCACGCCCGGGGGCAGGCTGCCGGCAGCCGACAGTCCGATGGCGGGCTGCGTTTATCCCGGTATTGCCGTGAATGTCGGTTTTGAAGACCCTGCGGGCAAAACGACAGGCTCATTATTTCCGGCCGGACAGCCCGAAACGGTCATCACGGTTGAAGGCAGGCCTTATGCCGTTACGCTGGTCGATGCCGGTGCGCCGTGTGTGTATGTGGACGCGGCTTCGCTGGGTCTGGCCGGACAGACGCGCGGGCAGTGGACGGAAACGGTAGGGGACAGTCTGGCGGCTTTGGAGGCTGTCAGACGGCAGGCTGCCGTCCTGATGGGTTTGGCGGACAGTCCCGAGGCAGCTGCGCGGGCCGTTCCCAAGCTCGGTGTGATCGGCTCGGGCGGGGACGGGGCGGATCTGCGGGTGCAGATGCTGTCGATGGGACAGCTCCACCCTGCGATGCCGGTAACGGGATCGGTGGCTCTGACTTTGTCTGCGCGTTACGAAGGCACGGTAACGGCGCGGATTTTGGGCAGAACCGCCCCGACGGGCATCACGCTGGATACGCCTTCCGGCCATCTGCAAACCTTTGCCGCAGACGTTTCGGGTCTGCCCGTGGTCGGGGTTGCCCGTACCTGCCGCATCATGGCACAGGCGCGCATTCATGTGCCGCTCGCGCCTCTGCCCAAGGAGGTGGCGGTATGA
- a CDS encoding tripartite tricarboxylate transporter permease, producing MTDILFSALGQLADPAVLMYLMAGVVIGIIIGVIPGLGGTGAVAVLMPFIFMLEPNQAIAMIIGAVAVVHTSDVITSVVLGIPGSASASVFLLDGYKMAQRGEGGRALSASFTASTIGGLFGIVVLTLIVPVAKPIVTSFGSPEIFALIVSGVFLTAMLSKGNMVKGLLVAAFGLALGFVGVSPISAEYRFTFGIESLSDGFNLVVVALGIFGLAEMIGLIAEKTAVADQKVDLGSGWRKGFQDILRYPFDVLRGSAVGTAVGFLPGVGSTAGSWLAYGQAQAFAARKGDSRFGDGDPRGVIAPSAASNGIESGALIPTLIFGVPGAAPFALLLGVLLVFGIQPGPAMMTKHLDLVYFIVWTFALASIAGAVLSFALARPLARLSFVPFPILAAALVPVLFMSGFQGPIDLNTFYMMLVLGLLGWLCKACNIPRAPFLIAFVLAEPLERYFFLTVKVYEPAEWLTRPVVVVVMAVLAAAVVLPWLRRRLAAKNAQDAGRAEALIAEAEGGEATGRARLLVSAAFLVFFAVQFVLANQYSGNGSLFPKTVGLVGIGLALLAAVLDFGRLKTAPDGAERQARWRYTLLTVGMSSAWVLFFIWLVFAAGMLAGTVVFALTFLLAVARMKPVKAVVYTAGIAGFIWAMEHLAYMASPVGYLQLWSA from the coding sequence ATGACGGACATTCTTTTTTCTGCCTTGGGGCAGCTGGCCGATCCGGCGGTATTGATGTATCTGATGGCCGGTGTGGTGATCGGCATTATTATCGGTGTGATTCCCGGTTTGGGCGGTACGGGTGCGGTGGCCGTACTGATGCCGTTTATTTTCATGCTGGAACCGAATCAGGCCATTGCGATGATTATCGGCGCGGTGGCGGTGGTGCATACCTCCGATGTCATCACTTCGGTGGTGCTGGGGATTCCCGGCTCGGCTTCGGCCTCGGTGTTTCTGCTCGACGGCTACAAAATGGCGCAGCGCGGCGAAGGCGGGCGGGCATTGAGTGCCAGTTTTACCGCCTCCACCATCGGCGGCCTGTTCGGCATTGTCGTCCTGACCCTGATTGTGCCGGTGGCCAAGCCGATTGTAACGTCGTTCGGTTCGCCGGAGATCTTTGCTCTGATTGTGTCGGGCGTTTTTCTGACGGCCATGCTGTCCAAAGGCAATATGGTGAAAGGCCTGCTGGTTGCCGCATTCGGTCTGGCGTTGGGTTTTGTCGGCGTGTCGCCCATCAGTGCCGAATACCGCTTCACATTCGGCATCGAATCTTTGAGTGACGGTTTCAATCTGGTGGTAGTGGCCTTGGGGATTTTCGGCTTGGCCGAAATGATCGGCCTGATTGCCGAAAAAACCGCCGTTGCCGATCAGAAAGTGGATTTGGGTTCGGGCTGGCGCAAAGGTTTTCAGGATATTCTGCGCTATCCGTTCGATGTCCTGCGCGGGTCGGCCGTGGGAACGGCGGTCGGTTTTCTGCCCGGTGTCGGTTCGACGGCCGGTTCGTGGCTGGCTTACGGGCAGGCGCAGGCGTTTGCCGCCCGCAAGGGCGATTCCCGCTTCGGCGACGGCGACCCGCGCGGCGTGATTGCCCCTTCTGCCGCCAGCAACGGTATCGAGTCGGGCGCGCTGATTCCCACTCTGATTTTCGGTGTGCCGGGTGCCGCGCCGTTTGCCCTGCTGCTGGGCGTGCTGCTGGTGTTCGGTATCCAGCCCGGCCCTGCTATGATGACCAAGCATCTGGATTTGGTTTATTTCATTGTATGGACGTTCGCGCTGGCCAGTATTGCGGGTGCGGTACTGTCGTTTGCGCTGGCGCGCCCGCTGGCACGGCTGTCGTTTGTACCGTTTCCGATTTTGGCGGCCGCATTGGTTCCCGTTTTGTTTATGAGCGGTTTTCAGGGGCCGATTGATCTGAACACTTTTTACATGATGCTGGTGCTGGGGCTGCTCGGCTGGCTGTGCAAAGCCTGCAATATTCCCCGCGCCCCGTTTCTGATTGCGTTTGTGCTGGCCGAACCTTTGGAGCGTTATTTCTTTTTGACCGTCAAGGTTTACGAGCCGGCCGAATGGCTGACGCGCCCGGTCGTGGTGGTCGTGATGGCCGTTTTGGCCGCTGCGGTTGTGCTGCCTTGGCTGCGCAGGCGTTTGGCGGCGAAAAACGCACAGGACGCCGGACGTGCCGAAGCGCTGATTGCCGAAGCCGAAGGCGGCGAGGCCACGGGCAGGGCCCGCCTGCTGGTGTCGGCGGCGTTTTTGGTGTTTTTTGCGGTTCAGTTTGTGCTGGCCAACCAATATTCGGGCAACGGTTCGCTGTTTCCGAAAACCGTCGGTCTGGTCGGTATCGGACTGGCGCTGCTGGCCGCCGTGCTGGACTTCGGCCGTCTGAAAACCGCGCCGGACGGTGCGGAGCGGCAGGCACGTTGGCGGTACACGCTGCTGACGGTGGGCATGTCGAGCGCATGGGTCTTGTTCTTCATCTGGCTGGTGTTTGCGGCCGGTATGCTGGCGGGGACCGTGGTATTCGCCCTGACTTTCCTGTTGGCGGTTGCCCGCATGAAGCCGGTGAAAGCCGTGGTCTACACGGCCGGTATCGCGGGCTTCATCTGGGCGATGGAGCATCTGGCCTATATGGCTTCGCCTGTGGGCTATCTGCAATTGTGGTCTGCCTGA
- the radC gene encoding DNA repair protein RadC translates to MGIKDWPASERPREKLLARGAAALSDAELLAVLLRTGTRGMSAVDLARYLLSEMGSLGRLMSAGERELSRYKGMGQASYTQFAVVREIGRRVLAEELSAQTVFDSPQAVSDFLRLQLGYERVEVSLLLLLNSQNGLIEQVELSRGTPSENTVYIREVVRLALDKHAVALILAHNHPGGSCDPSDADVAFTRRLQQALDLVDIRLLDHFIVTAGRAVSFVERGLL, encoded by the coding sequence ATGGGGATTAAAGACTGGCCGGCTTCGGAGCGGCCGCGCGAGAAACTGCTGGCGCGCGGGGCGGCGGCGTTGAGCGATGCCGAACTATTGGCGGTGCTGCTGCGCACGGGGACGCGCGGCATGAGTGCGGTGGATTTGGCGCGTTATCTGTTAAGCGAAATGGGCAGTCTGGGGCGGCTGATGAGCGCGGGCGAGCGGGAATTGAGCCGCTATAAGGGCATGGGGCAGGCTTCTTATACGCAGTTTGCGGTGGTGCGCGAAATCGGGCGGCGGGTGTTGGCGGAAGAGTTGTCGGCGCAGACGGTGTTCGACAGTCCGCAGGCGGTATCGGATTTTCTGCGTCTGCAGTTGGGTTACGAGCGGGTGGAAGTGTCGCTGCTGCTGTTGCTGAACAGTCAAAACGGTTTAATCGAGCAGGTGGAGCTGTCGCGCGGTACGCCGTCTGAAAACACGGTCTATATCCGCGAGGTGGTGCGGCTGGCTTTGGACAAACACGCTGTCGCGCTGATTTTGGCGCACAACCACCCCGGCGGTTCGTGCGATCCGTCCGATGCCGATGTGGCGTTTACCCGCCGTTTGCAGCAGGCTTTGGATTTGGTGGACATCCGTTTGCTCGATCATTTTATTGTAACGGCAGGGCGGGCGGTGTCGTTTGTCGAGCGGGGATTGCTGTGA
- the bioA gene encoding adenosylmethionine--8-amino-7-oxononanoate transaminase, giving the protein MNSTTGRPSENGIDLAFDRAHIWHPYTSMTDPLPVYPVSGADGVYIELADGRRLVDGMSSWWAAQHGYRHPELTAAAAAQLDKMAHVMFGGLTHAPAVDVCRRLLDLVPDNLECVFLADSGSVAVEVAVKTAVQYWAARGRPRSRFLTVGGGYHGDTFAAMSVCDPVNSMHSLYARFLPEQIFVPAPQTRFDGEWQSSDLAAFQTALAGRHEEIAAVILEPVIQGAGGMRIYHPEYLRGVRRLCDEYGVLLILDEIATGFGRTGKMFACEHAAVQPDIMCVGKALTGGMMTLSAMLCTRRVAEQIGSGRPGVLMHGPTFMGNPLACAVAAANLAILQRGEWRAQVAAVEAQLKRELGRLKTDGGFIGGNIRDVRVLGAVGVVETVRPVDMAAMQAFFVEAGVWIRPFGRLVYIMPPFIVRPAELTRLTAALAEAVQRPELFLS; this is encoded by the coding sequence ATGAACAGTACAACAGGCAGGCCGTCTGAAAACGGCATCGATTTGGCGTTTGACCGCGCCCATATCTGGCACCCTTATACGTCGATGACCGACCCGCTGCCGGTGTATCCGGTATCGGGAGCCGACGGAGTGTATATCGAACTGGCCGACGGGCGGCGGCTGGTGGACGGCATGTCGTCGTGGTGGGCGGCGCAGCACGGCTACCGCCACCCCGAACTGACGGCCGCCGCTGCGGCGCAGTTGGACAAAATGGCGCATGTGATGTTCGGCGGCCTGACGCACGCGCCTGCCGTCGATGTGTGCCGCCGCTTGCTGGATTTGGTGCCGGACAATCTGGAATGCGTGTTTCTGGCCGACTCGGGGTCGGTGGCGGTGGAAGTGGCGGTGAAAACGGCGGTGCAGTATTGGGCGGCGCGGGGGCGGCCGCGCAGCCGTTTTCTGACGGTGGGCGGCGGCTATCACGGCGATACGTTTGCCGCGATGAGCGTGTGCGATCCGGTCAATTCCATGCACAGCCTGTATGCGCGCTTTCTGCCGGAACAGATTTTTGTGCCTGCGCCGCAGACCCGTTTCGACGGTGAGTGGCAAAGCAGTGATTTGGCCGCTTTTCAGACGGCTTTGGCGGGGCGGCATGAGGAAATTGCGGCGGTGATTCTGGAACCGGTGATACAGGGGGCGGGCGGTATGCGGATATACCACCCCGAATATCTGCGCGGCGTGCGCCGCCTGTGCGACGAATACGGCGTGCTGCTGATTTTGGACGAAATCGCCACCGGTTTCGGCCGTACCGGCAAAATGTTCGCCTGCGAGCACGCCGCCGTGCAGCCCGACATCATGTGTGTCGGCAAAGCACTGACCGGCGGCATGATGACGCTTTCGGCCATGCTGTGTACGCGGCGGGTGGCAGAACAGATCGGCAGCGGCCGCCCCGGCGTGCTGATGCACGGGCCGACATTTATGGGCAACCCGCTGGCCTGCGCGGTGGCGGCGGCCAATCTGGCGATTTTGCAGCGCGGCGAATGGCGGGCGCAGGTGGCGGCCGTCGAAGCGCAGCTGAAACGGGAATTGGGCCGTCTGAAAACGGACGGAGGCTTTATCGGCGGCAATATCCGCGATGTGCGTGTGTTGGGTGCCGTCGGCGTGGTGGAAACCGTGCGGCCGGTGGACATGGCGGCCATGCAGGCGTTTTTTGTCGAAGCGGGGGTGTGGATACGGCCGTTCGGGCGGCTGGTCTACATCATGCCGCCGTTTATTGTCCGGCCTGCCGAACTGACCCGCCTGACTGCCGCGCTGGCCGAAGCCGTGCAGCGGCCGGAACTCTTTCTGTCCTGA
- the leuS gene encoding leucine--tRNA ligase produces MQEHYQPSAVEPAAQQAWQQARLFNVSEDTAKPKYYCLSMFPYPSGKLHMGHVRNYTIGDVRSRFKLLNGFNVLQPMGWDAFGMPAENAAIERKVAPAKWTYENIAYMRGQLKSLGFAIDWEREFATCSPEYYRWEQLFFTKLFEKGVIYRKNGTVNWDPVDQTVLANEQVIDGRGWRSGAPVEKREIPMYYFKITDYAEQLLADLDGLDWPEQVKTMQRNWIGKSRGMTVRFAVADDSKAGLSGDYAQFLQVYTTRPDTLMGATYVAVAAEHPLATAAAQGKPELQAFIAECKAGSVAEADMATMEKKGVPTGRYVVNPLNGERLEVWIANYVLWGYGDGAVMAVPAHDERDFEFAGKYGLPVKQVIAVGSHEFDETQWQDWYADKETGRLKNSGEFDGMDFQTAFDAVAAKLQSLNAGEPKTQYRLRDWGISRQRYWGCPIPIVHCESCGDVPVPEQDLPVVLPEDVVPDGSGSPLAKMPEFYETECPRCGQPAKRETDTMDTFMESSWYQFRYLSPKFSDGMVAPEAAQYWRAADQYIGGIEHAILHLLYARFFTKLMHEEGIVAVNEPFQSLLTQGMVLQATYYRETENGKKQWINPAEVDVQTDDKGRPVSAVLRSDGLPVVIGGVEKMSKSKNNGVDPQQIIDAYGADTARLFMMFASPPEQSLEWSDAGVEGAHRFLRRLWRTVYEFKNSGAAAEAFSDGHDSLPKALKDLRHKLHATIAKVGDDYGRRQQFNTAIAAVMELLNQYDKTDCSGGQGRAVAQEVLEAVTRLLWPIVPHICEALWRGLRPSETLWAAGWPAVDETALVKAEIEMMVQVNGKLRDKIVVAADAAQDAVQAAALATAGAQKFTEGKPPKKVIVVPGRLVNIVV; encoded by the coding sequence ATGCAAGAACACTATCAGCCTTCCGCCGTCGAGCCGGCGGCACAACAGGCGTGGCAGCAGGCCCGCCTGTTTAACGTTTCCGAAGATACGGCCAAGCCGAAATATTATTGCCTGTCGATGTTCCCTTATCCCAGCGGCAAGCTGCATATGGGGCATGTGCGCAACTACACCATCGGCGACGTACGCAGCCGTTTCAAACTGCTCAACGGTTTCAATGTCTTGCAGCCTATGGGGTGGGACGCTTTCGGTATGCCCGCCGAAAACGCCGCCATCGAGCGCAAAGTCGCGCCCGCGAAATGGACGTATGAAAACATCGCCTATATGCGCGGCCAGCTCAAAAGCCTCGGTTTCGCCATCGACTGGGAACGCGAATTTGCCACCTGTTCGCCCGAATACTACCGCTGGGAACAGCTGTTTTTCACCAAACTGTTTGAAAAAGGCGTGATTTACCGTAAAAACGGCACGGTGAACTGGGATCCCGTCGATCAAACCGTTCTGGCCAACGAACAGGTGATCGACGGGCGCGGCTGGCGTTCGGGTGCGCCGGTGGAAAAGCGCGAAATCCCGATGTATTACTTCAAAATCACCGATTACGCCGAACAGCTGCTCGCCGATTTGGACGGCTTGGACTGGCCGGAGCAGGTGAAAACCATGCAGCGCAACTGGATCGGCAAATCGCGCGGCATGACCGTGCGCTTTGCCGTGGCCGACGACAGCAAAGCCGGTTTGAGTGGCGACTATGCGCAGTTTTTGCAGGTGTACACCACCCGCCCCGACACGCTGATGGGTGCGACTTATGTGGCCGTGGCTGCCGAGCATCCGCTGGCAACCGCCGCCGCCCAAGGCAAACCCGAATTGCAGGCGTTTATCGCCGAGTGCAAAGCGGGCAGCGTGGCCGAAGCCGATATGGCGACAATGGAGAAAAAAGGCGTGCCGACCGGCCGTTATGTGGTGAACCCGCTCAACGGCGAGCGGCTGGAAGTATGGATTGCCAACTATGTGCTGTGGGGCTACGGCGACGGCGCGGTGATGGCCGTGCCCGCGCACGACGAACGCGATTTCGAGTTTGCCGGTAAATACGGCCTGCCGGTGAAGCAGGTGATTGCGGTGGGCAGTCATGAGTTTGACGAAACGCAGTGGCAGGACTGGTATGCCGACAAAGAAACAGGCCGTCTGAAAAACAGCGGCGAATTCGACGGCATGGATTTTCAGACGGCCTTTGATGCGGTTGCCGCCAAGCTGCAAAGCCTGAATGCGGGCGAACCGAAAACCCAGTACCGCCTGCGCGACTGGGGCATTTCCCGCCAACGCTACTGGGGCTGCCCGATTCCGATTGTCCATTGCGAAAGCTGCGGCGACGTGCCCGTGCCCGAACAGGATTTGCCTGTGGTGCTGCCGGAAGACGTAGTACCGGACGGTTCAGGCTCGCCGCTGGCGAAAATGCCCGAATTTTACGAAACCGAATGCCCGCGCTGCGGCCAACCGGCCAAACGCGAAACCGATACCATGGATACCTTTATGGAATCGAGCTGGTATCAGTTCCGCTATCTGTCGCCCAAGTTTTCAGACGGCATGGTCGCGCCCGAAGCCGCGCAATACTGGCGGGCGGCCGACCAATACATCGGCGGCATCGAACACGCCATTCTGCATCTGCTTTATGCCCGCTTTTTCACCAAGCTGATGCACGAAGAGGGCATCGTGGCCGTGAACGAGCCGTTCCAAAGCCTGCTCACGCAAGGCATGGTGTTGCAGGCGACTTATTACCGCGAAACGGAAAACGGCAAAAAGCAGTGGATCAACCCCGCCGAAGTCGATGTACAGACCGACGACAAAGGCCGCCCCGTATCTGCCGTATTGCGTTCGGACGGCCTGCCCGTCGTGATCGGCGGTGTGGAAAAAATGTCGAAATCGAAAAACAACGGTGTCGATCCGCAGCAGATTATCGATGCCTACGGCGCGGATACCGCGCGGCTGTTTATGATGTTCGCCAGCCCGCCCGAACAATCGCTCGAATGGAGCGATGCCGGTGTGGAAGGTGCGCACCGCTTCCTGCGCCGCCTGTGGCGCACGGTGTATGAGTTTAAAAACAGCGGTGCGGCGGCAGAGGCATTTTCAGACGGCCACGACAGCCTGCCCAAAGCACTGAAAGATCTGCGCCACAAGCTGCACGCCACCATCGCCAAAGTGGGCGACGATTACGGCCGCCGCCAGCAGTTCAACACCGCCATTGCCGCCGTGATGGAGCTGCTCAACCAGTACGACAAAACCGACTGTTCGGGCGGACAAGGCCGCGCGGTGGCGCAGGAAGTGCTGGAAGCCGTTACCCGACTGCTGTGGCCGATTGTGCCGCACATCTGCGAAGCCTTGTGGCGCGGACTGAGGCCGTCTGAAACCTTGTGGGCGGCAGGTTGGCCTGCGGTGGACGAAACCGCGCTGGTCAAAGCCGAAATCGAAATGATGGTGCAGGTGAACGGCAAGCTGCGCGATAAAATCGTAGTGGCCGCCGATGCCGCGCAAGACGCGGTTCAGGCCGCCGCTTTGGCCACTGCGGGCGCGCAGAAATTTACGGAAGGCAAACCGCCGAAGAAAGTGATTGTCGTTCCCGGCCGTCTGGTGAATATTGTGGTGTAG
- a CDS encoding aromatic acid/H+ symport family MFS transporter has product MRNLNIHTLIDHANLTPLHRSILFWCTLIIIFDGYDLVIYGVVLPILMKTWSLDPVTAGVLGSTALFGMMAGAMGLGMLSDKIGRKKMIILCIVLFSGFTVLNGFAQTPLQFGIMRFIAGLGIGGVMPNVVALMSEYSPKRIRSTLVAVMFSGYGVGGIMSAGLGIWIVPNYGWQVMFYLAAVPLLLLPVIIRALPDSVAFLLKNGRTAEARKVMQMLVPNENIRETDVLILNEAESSHTGLAHLVTEGRLGSTLGFWCAFFMCLLMIYALGSWLPKLMTMAGYGLSSSLMFLLALNIGGIIGAVSGGYLSDRFHPKPVLVAFFLTGAAAIGLLGFETPQTVLYLLVTVAGSATIGSQILLYAYVARFYPTTIRSTGLGWASGIGRTGAIIGPMLGGTLLAMALPHHMNFIIFAIPGLIAASAIAVVSKKYAAD; this is encoded by the coding sequence ATGAGAAACTTAAATATCCATACTTTAATCGACCATGCAAATTTGACACCACTGCATCGGAGCATACTGTTTTGGTGTACTCTGATTATTATTTTCGACGGTTACGATTTGGTCATTTACGGTGTCGTCCTACCGATTTTAATGAAAACATGGTCACTCGATCCGGTAACGGCCGGTGTTTTGGGCAGTACAGCATTATTCGGCATGATGGCCGGCGCAATGGGGCTGGGGATGCTGTCGGACAAAATCGGCCGCAAGAAGATGATTATTCTCTGCATCGTGTTATTCAGCGGATTTACCGTTCTCAACGGCTTTGCACAAACGCCTTTGCAGTTCGGCATCATGCGCTTTATCGCAGGGCTGGGTATCGGCGGGGTAATGCCGAATGTTGTTGCATTAATGTCTGAATATTCACCCAAACGCATACGGAGCACATTGGTAGCCGTCATGTTCAGCGGCTATGGTGTCGGCGGCATAATGTCTGCAGGTTTGGGAATTTGGATTGTGCCCAACTACGGCTGGCAGGTCATGTTTTATCTGGCTGCCGTCCCGCTGCTACTGCTGCCGGTCATTATCCGGGCCCTGCCCGATTCGGTTGCCTTTCTACTGAAAAACGGCCGGACGGCAGAAGCCCGAAAAGTCATGCAGATGTTGGTGCCGAATGAAAATATCCGCGAAACCGATGTCTTAATCCTGAATGAAGCCGAAAGTTCCCATACCGGCCTTGCCCACCTGGTCACAGAAGGCCGTCTGGGCAGTACACTCGGTTTTTGGTGTGCTTTTTTTATGTGCCTGCTGATGATTTATGCACTCGGCTCATGGCTGCCGAAACTGATGACCATGGCCGGTTACGGCCTCAGTTCCAGCCTGATGTTTCTACTGGCTCTGAACATCGGCGGCATCATCGGAGCCGTTTCGGGCGGATACCTGTCCGACCGCTTCCACCCCAAACCCGTTCTGGTTGCCTTTTTCCTGACCGGGGCAGCCGCCATCGGCCTGCTGGGATTTGAAACGCCGCAAACCGTGCTGTATTTATTGGTCACAGTCGCAGGCTCGGCCACTATCGGTTCGCAGATTTTGCTCTACGCTTATGTTGCCCGATTCTATCCTACCACCATCCGCTCTACCGGACTGGGTTGGGCTTCAGGCATAGGCCGTACCGGTGCGATTATCGGCCCCATGCTCGGAGGCACTTTACTGGCAATGGCCTTACCCCACCACATGAATTTCATCATTTTCGCCATTCCCGGCCTGATTGCTGCATCAGCCATTGCTGTCGTCAGCAAAAAATATGCAGCGGATTAA